Genomic window (Campylobacter concisus):
GACGAGTACGGTAGAAGCGTTATAAACGAGCTTAAAAGGGTTTCAAAACCTGGTCGCCGTGTTTATCAAGGGAAAGACGACATTAAGCGTTTTAAAAATGGTTATGGAACAGTTATTGTTAGCACAAGCAAAGGCGTTATGAGCGGTATTGAAGCAAGTAAAGCTGGCGTTGGCGGCGAGGTTCTTTGTACGGTTTGGTAATAAACTGCATTAAACGCTATTTAACCTTATAATTTTAAGGTTAAATTTTTAGCTTGGTAAAATTTTAGATTTTGCCAAAGCTAAATTTAGAAATTCAAATGAAGGTTTCGTCAAATTTGACGATAAAATTTACGGCATTGTGGTGTTTATTCGTAAATGTAGGAACACCCTAGACAAGTAAAGGAAAAAAATGTCACGTATTGGAAAACAGCCTATCGCTATCCCAAGTGGTGTAGACGTTAGCGTTGAAAATAATGTCCTAAAATTTAAAAAGGGCAATCATATAAAAGAGCTTGACACAAAAGGTCATGTTGATGTCAAGATAGAAAATGGTCATATAGTTTTTGCTCCAAAAGGCGAAGATCGCCAAAGTAGAGCTTACTGGGGAACATATAGAGCACTTGCTAATAACATCGTAACTGGTATCACTGCGGGATTTACTCGCCAGCTTGAGATCAACGGCGTTGGTTACAAAGCAGCTGCAAAAGGTAAAATTTTAGAGCTTTCTCTTGGTTTTTCACACCTTATCAACTATGAGCTACCAGCAGGCGTTGAAGCTAGTGTTGAGAAAAACGTTATTACTATCAAAGGCGATGACAAACAAGTAGTAGGTCAAGTGGCTGCTCAAGTTAGAGGATTTAGACCACCTGAGCCATACAAAGGCAAAGGCGTTAAATATCTAGAAGAACGCATCATCCGCAAAGCGGGCAAGACATCTAAGAAGTAAGGAGCGGTAAATGACAGCAAAAGTACTAAAAAGAAAAATCGCTCTTAGAATTAAGAGAAAAAGAAGAATCAGAGGTAAAATTTCTGGTGTTGCAACTTGTCCAAGAGTTTCTATTTTCAAATCAAACAGAACTCTTTATGTTCAAGCAATTGATGACGTTACAGCTACTACACTAGCTGCGGTTGATGGCAGAAAGATAGGCATAAAAGCAAATAAAGAAGGTGCGGTCACTTTAGCTAAAGAATTTGCTAAGGCTTTAAAAGCTAAGAAGATAGATATTGCAGTTTTTGATAGAAATGGTTATTTGTATCATGGCGTTATCGCAGCATTTGCTGAAGCTTTAAGAGAAAATGGCATCAAGCTATAACCCAAAGGAAAATCGATGGAAAAATATAATAGAGAAGAATTTGAAGAAGTAATCGTCGATATCGGTCGGGTTACAAAGGTTGTTAAAGGTGGTCGTAGATTTAGATTTACAGCTTTAGTTGTTGTTGGTAATAGAAATGGTCTAGTTGGCTTTGGCTATGGTAAAGCTAAAGAGGTACCAGATGCGATGAGAAAAGCAATTGACGACGCATTTAAAAATATTATCCACGTTAAGATCAAAGGCACAACTATTCCTCATGACGTAGAGGTAAAATATAACGCAAGTAGAATGCTACTTCGCCCAGCTAGCGAGGGTACTGGTGTTATCGCTGGTGGTAGTGCACGCCCTATTATCGAGCTTGCAGGTATTAAGGATATCCTTACTAAATCACTTGGCTCAAACAACTCAGCAAACGTCGTTCGTGCTACTATAAAAGCACTTAGTTTGCTAAAAAGCTAAGAGAAAGGAGTTAAGATGGCATTAGAAAAATTAACACCTGCTGCAGGTTCAACTCATGCAACCAAAAGAATAGGTCGTGGTCAAGGTAGCGGCAATGGTAAAACTGCTGGCAAAGGTAACAAAGGTCAAAGAGCAAGAAAAGGCTACAATGAGAAAAGAGGTTTTGAGGGCGGACAGCAACCACTTCAAAGACGTCTTCCAAAAGTAGGTTTTACTTCTAAATTTGAAAAACCTTATGTTATTAATGTCGAGAAAATCGCAGCTATAAAAGAGCTTGCTGAAATTTCAATAGCAACAATAGCTAGTGTTCATAAAATTTCAAAGAGCGTTACTAAGATAAAACTAATTGGTGCAAGCGCAAAAGCTCTTGCTTCTAAGATTAAAGACGAGAACGTTAGCGTTAGCGGAACAAAATAATGGATAAAACACTGACCAACAAGATTTTAATCACGTTGGCATTTTTGTTCGCATACAGGATACTGGCTTATGTGCCAGTTCCTGGTGTTAATGTCGACGTAATTAAAGAATTCTTCAATTCAAATAACAGCAACGCCTTGGGCTTATTTAATATGTTTAGTGGTAAGGCTGCTGAGCGTTTAAGTATTATCTCTTTAGGTATCATGCCTTACATCACAGCTTCGATCATTATGGAGCTTTTAGCAGCAACATTTCCGAAATTAGGTCAGATGAAAAAAGAGCGCGACGGTATGCAAAAATATATGCAAATTATACGCTATGCAACCATTGTTATCACTCTTGTACAATCAATCGGCGTTTCTATTGGACTTCAAAGCTTAAGTGGACGCGGTGGCGAACAAGCTATCATGATAGATATAAATTTATTTATCGCGATCTCTGCTGTATCTATGCTAACTGGCACAATGCTACTTATGTGGATAGGCGAGCAAATAACGCAACGTGGTATAGGCAATGGCATAAGTCTTATTATCTTTGCTGGTATCGTCTCTGGCATACCTAGTGCGATCGGCGGAACTGTAAATTTAGTAAATACTTCTGAGATGAATTTCCTAACAGTTATCGCTATTTTGGCGATTATTTTAGCTACCATTGGTGCTATTATATTTGTCGAGATGGGTGAAAGGCGTATCCCTATTTCTTACTCAAGAAAAGTGATAATGGAAAATCAAAACAAACGTATAATGAACTATATACCGATCAAAGTAAATTTAAGCGGTGTTATTCCACCGATATTTGCTAGTGCGATTTTGATGTTTCCTAGTACGATTTTACAGGCTAGTACAAATCCGATCATCCAAGCTATCAACGACTTTTTAAGTCCAAATGGCTATATGTTTAACTTTTTAACATTTTTATTTATCATCTTCTTTGCGTTTTTCTACGCATCGATCGTATTTAATACAAAAGATATAAGTGAAAATTTAAAGAAACAAGGCGGATTTATTCCAGGTGTTAGACCAGGGGAAAGTACGGCTAGCTATCTAAATGAAGTAGCTGGTAGGCTAACTTTGGGCGGTGCTTTATATCTTGGCATTATCTCAACATTGCCGTGGGTACTTGTAAAAACTATGGGTGTACCATTTTATTTTGGTGGCACGTCAGTACTTATCGTGGTTTCTGTCGCTCTTGATACTATGAGGCGCATAGAAGCTCAGTCTTATACAAACAAATACCAAACTCTAAGTGCAGTAGGTCTATAAAATGGCTATCACTCTAAAAAGACCAGCTGAGATAGAGAAAATGAGAGCGGCGAATAAGATCGTCGCTCAAACTCTTGATCATATTTCCACGATCATAAAACCTGGAATTTCACTTCTTGAGATAGATAAAATTTGTGAGGATATGATAAGAGCTGCTGGGGCAAAACCTGCTTTTAAAGGACTCTATGGCTTCCCAAATGCAGCTTGTATAAGCGTTAATGAAGTGGTGATCCACGGAATCCCAAATGAATATAAACTAAAAGAGGGCGATATCGTTAGTGTTGATATCGGTTCAAATTTAGATGGTTATTTTGGCGATTCGGCTAGGACTTTTGGGGTTGGTAAAATTTCAAAAGAAGATGAAGCTTTGATCGCTTGCTCAAAAGATGCACTATATTTTGCGATAGATTTCATAAGAGCCGGTATGCATTTTAAAGAAATTTGCTATGAGCTTGAGAAATTTATTCTTGGTAGAGGTTATGTGCCTTTACGTGGGTATTGTGGTCATGGCATAGGCAAAAGGCCACACGAAGAGCCAGAAATTCCAAACTACCTTGATGGAAACAACCCAAAAGCTGGACCAAAGATAAAAGAGGGAATGGTTTTTTGTATAGAGCCAATGATCTGCCAAAAAGACGGCACGCCAGTTTTAGGAAGCGATAACTGGAAAGTAACCTCAAAAGATGGTTTGAGAACTAGCCATTATGAGCATTGCATGGCGATAGTTAATGGCAAAGCCGAAATTTTAAGCCAAGCGTAAAATTTATAGCAAAAAATTTAAAGAAAGGAGAGTTTGTGGCAAAAGACGATGTCATTGAGATTGATGGAAATGTTGTTGAAGCACTACCAAATGCAACTTTTAAAGTTGAGCTTGACAACAAACATATAATTTTATGTCATATCGCCGGAAAAATGAGAATGCATTATATAAAGATAATGCCTGGCGACCGCGTAAAAGTAGAACTTACGCCATATAGCCTAGACAAGGGCAGGATCACTTATAGATATAAGTAAATTTAGCCCCTTGGCAAATATGCTAAGTAAATTTAAAGCTGGTTTTAGGTAAAATCCAAGCTTTGCGAAAAGCTGTATGAAGAATTATTTTCAAAGTTCCCCACTTATTTTGAAAATAGTTGGTTTAAATTCTTTCTTTAGACCTGATGCAGCCCCTAAAAAAGTGGAATAAATTTTTAGGAGACTAAAATGAAAGTTCGTCCTTCTGTAAAGAAGATGTGTGACAAATGTAAAATTGTCAAACGTAGTGGCATAATTCGTGTTATCTGCGAAAATCCAAAACATAAACAAAGACAAGGATAAGGCATGGCACGTATTGCAGGTGTAGATTTACCAAACAAAAAGAGAATCGAATATGGTTTGACTTATATTTATGGTATAGGTCTTTATAAATCTCGTCAAATTCTTGACGCAGCTGGAATTTCTTACGACAAGAGAGTTTATGAGCTTAGCGAAGACGAAGCAGCAGCTATCCGTAAAGAAATTCAAGAGCACCACGTCGTTGAGGGTGATTTGAGAAAACAAGTTGCTATGGATATCAAAGCTCTTATGGATCTTGGAAGTTATAGAGGTCTTCGCCACAGAAAAGGTCTTCCTGTTCGTGGCCAAAAGACTAAAACTAATGCTAGAACCAGAAAAGGCAGACGTAAAACTGTCGGTGCGGCTACTAAGTAAGGCAAGGGTTAAAGGATAATAAATGGCGAAAAGAAAAATTGTTAAGAAAAAAGTAGTTAGAAAAAGCATAGCCAAAGGTATCGTTTATATTAGTGCAACATTTAACAACACTATGGTAACTGTAACTGATGAAATGGGAAATGCTATTGCATGGAGTAGTGCAGGTGGCTTAGGCTTTAAAGGTAGTAAAAAATCAACTCCTTATGCAGCCCAACAGGCAGTTGAAGATGCTCTAAATAAAGCAAAAGAGCATGGCATAAAAGAAGTTGGTATTAAGGTTCAAGGTCCAGGTAGCGGACGTGAAACGGCTGTTAAAAGTGTAGGAACTGTTGAAGGAATTAAAGTATCTTTCTTTAAAGACATTACACCTTTACCACACAATGGTTGTAGACCGCCAAAACGCCGCCGCGTATAATTAGAGAAAAATAGGAGAAATTATTATGGCTAGATATACAGGACCTGTTGAAAAATTAGAAAGACGTCTTGGTGTGTCTCTTGCGTTAAAAGGCGAAAGAAGACTTGCTGGTAAAAGTGCTTTTGAAAAAAGACCTTATGCGCCAGGACAACATGGACAAAGAAGAGCAAAAATAAGCGAATATGGCTTACAACTTCGTGAGAAACAAAAAGCTAAATTCATGTATGGTGTTTCTGAAAAGCAATTTAGAAGATTATTTCAAGAAGCAGCACGCCGCGAGGGCAATACTGGTGCCCTTTTAGTCCAGCTACTAGAGCAAAGATTAGATAATGTTGTTTATAGAATGGGCTTTGCAACAACTCGTCGTTTTGCTCGTCAGCTAGTAACCCATGGACATATTTTAGTAAATGGCAAAAGAGTAGATATACCATCTTACAGAGTTGAGCCAGGTGCAAAAGTAGAGATTGTTGAAAAATCTAAAAATAATCCACAAATTATTCGTGCAATAGATCTTACAGCACAAACTGGTATTGTTGCTTGGGTAGATGTTGAAAAAGAGAAAAAATTTGGAATTTTCACTAGAAATCCAGAAAGAGAAGAGGTTATCATTCCTGTTGAGGAAAGATTTATAGTAGAGCTTTATTCAAAATAATAGAGGGTATAAAGATGAGAAAGATTACTACATCAGCTTATATGCCAACTGAAATTGAAGTTAAAAGTGTTAGTGAAAATGTTGCTAACATTACAGCATATCCTTTTGAGGCGGGCTATGCTGTTACCTTGGCTCACCCATTACGCCGCCTTCTTTACACAAGTACAGTAGGTTTTGCACCTATTGGTGTAAAGATCAAGGGCGTTAGCCACGAATTTGATAGTATGCGCGGCATGCTTGAGGACGTAGCATTTTTTATTATAAATTTGAAAAAGATCAGATTTAAATTAAAAAGCACCAGTGAGCGCGAAGTTATAGAGTATAGCTTTAAAGGACCAAAAGAGATAACTGGGGCTGATCTAAATAATGATCTAGTTGAGATCGTTAACCCAGACGCATACCTTGCTACAATAA
Coding sequences:
- the rpsE gene encoding 30S ribosomal protein S5 — encoded protein: MEKYNREEFEEVIVDIGRVTKVVKGGRRFRFTALVVVGNRNGLVGFGYGKAKEVPDAMRKAIDDAFKNIIHVKIKGTTIPHDVEVKYNASRMLLRPASEGTGVIAGGSARPIIELAGIKDILTKSLGSNNSANVVRATIKALSLLKS
- the rplR gene encoding 50S ribosomal protein L18; protein product: MTAKVLKRKIALRIKRKRRIRGKISGVATCPRVSIFKSNRTLYVQAIDDVTATTLAAVDGRKIGIKANKEGAVTLAKEFAKALKAKKIDIAVFDRNGYLYHGVIAAFAEALRENGIKL
- the rpmJ gene encoding 50S ribosomal protein L36; the protein is MKVRPSVKKMCDKCKIVKRSGIIRVICENPKHKQRQG
- the infA gene encoding translation initiation factor IF-1: MAKDDVIEIDGNVVEALPNATFKVELDNKHIILCHIAGKMRMHYIKIMPGDRVKVELTPYSLDKGRITYRYK
- the map gene encoding type I methionyl aminopeptidase, which produces MAITLKRPAEIEKMRAANKIVAQTLDHISTIIKPGISLLEIDKICEDMIRAAGAKPAFKGLYGFPNAACISVNEVVIHGIPNEYKLKEGDIVSVDIGSNLDGYFGDSARTFGVGKISKEDEALIACSKDALYFAIDFIRAGMHFKEICYELEKFILGRGYVPLRGYCGHGIGKRPHEEPEIPNYLDGNNPKAGPKIKEGMVFCIEPMICQKDGTPVLGSDNWKVTSKDGLRTSHYEHCMAIVNGKAEILSQA
- the rplF gene encoding 50S ribosomal protein L6; protein product: MSRIGKQPIAIPSGVDVSVENNVLKFKKGNHIKELDTKGHVDVKIENGHIVFAPKGEDRQSRAYWGTYRALANNIVTGITAGFTRQLEINGVGYKAAAKGKILELSLGFSHLINYELPAGVEASVEKNVITIKGDDKQVVGQVAAQVRGFRPPEPYKGKGVKYLEERIIRKAGKTSKK
- the rpsM gene encoding 30S ribosomal protein S13, which translates into the protein MARIAGVDLPNKKRIEYGLTYIYGIGLYKSRQILDAAGISYDKRVYELSEDEAAAIRKEIQEHHVVEGDLRKQVAMDIKALMDLGSYRGLRHRKGLPVRGQKTKTNARTRKGRRKTVGAATK
- the rplO gene encoding 50S ribosomal protein L15, encoding MALEKLTPAAGSTHATKRIGRGQGSGNGKTAGKGNKGQRARKGYNEKRGFEGGQQPLQRRLPKVGFTSKFEKPYVINVEKIAAIKELAEISIATIASVHKISKSVTKIKLIGASAKALASKIKDENVSVSGTK
- the rpsK gene encoding 30S ribosomal protein S11, with translation MAKRKIVKKKVVRKSIAKGIVYISATFNNTMVTVTDEMGNAIAWSSAGGLGFKGSKKSTPYAAQQAVEDALNKAKEHGIKEVGIKVQGPGSGRETAVKSVGTVEGIKVSFFKDITPLPHNGCRPPKRRRV
- the secY gene encoding preprotein translocase subunit SecY, whose product is MDKTLTNKILITLAFLFAYRILAYVPVPGVNVDVIKEFFNSNNSNALGLFNMFSGKAAERLSIISLGIMPYITASIIMELLAATFPKLGQMKKERDGMQKYMQIIRYATIVITLVQSIGVSIGLQSLSGRGGEQAIMIDINLFIAISAVSMLTGTMLLMWIGEQITQRGIGNGISLIIFAGIVSGIPSAIGGTVNLVNTSEMNFLTVIAILAIILATIGAIIFVEMGERRIPISYSRKVIMENQNKRIMNYIPIKVNLSGVIPPIFASAILMFPSTILQASTNPIIQAINDFLSPNGYMFNFLTFLFIIFFAFFYASIVFNTKDISENLKKQGGFIPGVRPGESTASYLNEVAGRLTLGGALYLGIISTLPWVLVKTMGVPFYFGGTSVLIVVSVALDTMRRIEAQSYTNKYQTLSAVGL
- the rpsH gene encoding 30S ribosomal protein S8 — its product is MLNDLISDGLTRIRNASMRKLETAKLLHSKVVEATLSILAAKGYVESYNVIEEGNKKFINVVLKYDEYGRSVINELKRVSKPGRRVYQGKDDIKRFKNGYGTVIVSTSKGVMSGIEASKAGVGGEVLCTVW
- the rpsD gene encoding 30S ribosomal protein S4, translated to MARYTGPVEKLERRLGVSLALKGERRLAGKSAFEKRPYAPGQHGQRRAKISEYGLQLREKQKAKFMYGVSEKQFRRLFQEAARREGNTGALLVQLLEQRLDNVVYRMGFATTRRFARQLVTHGHILVNGKRVDIPSYRVEPGAKVEIVEKSKNNPQIIRAIDLTAQTGIVAWVDVEKEKKFGIFTRNPEREEVIIPVEERFIVELYSK